Proteins encoded within one genomic window of Alteribacter populi:
- a CDS encoding patatin-like phospholipase family protein gives MDPKIGLALGSGGSRGFAHIGVLKVLVREGIPIDFIAGSSMGALIGALYGAGHSPELMEKMAFQFRRKYFVDITVPKMGFVKGEKAKNVIRMLVKQKMLEELQPSVSVVATDLKKGEKVIFTKGDIAQAVRASIAIPGILVPEKIGGRLFVDGGVVDRVPVSVVKDMGAEIVVAVDVSYFNAEPDITSIYDVIIQSMDIMEKEMVRYREIESDLMIRPIFKHIKATQFTEVEEIIRQGEKEMEKHLSLLKEIIAAWKEKHHERNEREEE, from the coding sequence GTGGACCCAAAGATTGGTTTAGCTCTTGGCTCTGGAGGGTCTAGGGGGTTTGCTCATATCGGCGTATTAAAGGTATTAGTCCGAGAAGGGATCCCCATTGACTTTATAGCAGGCAGCAGTATGGGAGCCCTTATTGGTGCTCTTTATGGCGCAGGCCACTCTCCTGAATTGATGGAGAAGATGGCATTCCAATTCAGGCGGAAGTACTTTGTAGATATTACCGTGCCTAAGATGGGGTTTGTTAAGGGAGAAAAAGCGAAGAATGTGATCCGGATGCTAGTGAAACAAAAAATGCTTGAGGAGCTTCAACCGAGCGTATCTGTGGTGGCGACTGATTTGAAAAAAGGAGAAAAAGTCATTTTTACAAAAGGTGATATTGCTCAAGCTGTACGAGCGAGTATTGCGATTCCCGGTATTTTAGTGCCAGAAAAAATCGGAGGGCGTTTGTTTGTTGATGGCGGGGTTGTTGACCGAGTACCTGTTAGTGTTGTTAAAGATATGGGTGCTGAGATTGTCGTTGCGGTCGATGTTTCTTACTTTAATGCAGAGCCTGACATTACGTCGATTTATGATGTGATTATCCAAAGTATGGACATAATGGAAAAAGAAATGGTAAGATATCGGGAAATAGAATCTGATTTAATGATAAGACCGATCTTTAAACATATTAAAGCGACACAATTCACAGAAGTTGAAGAAATTATTAGGCAAGGCGAAAAAGAAATGGAAAAACACCTTTCCTTATTAAAAGAGATAATAGCGGCATGGAAGGAGAAACATCATGAACGAAACGAAAGAGAAGAAGAGTAA
- a CDS encoding YlbG family protein, which produces MIGNRVGLAVWVQSLKHVKQLRRFGNIHYVSRKMKYIVIYCDGEKVDQTKEKLESFHFVKRVSLSMRPWLNTEFQNSKPDKAKEYDYKMGL; this is translated from the coding sequence ATGATCGGAAATCGCGTCGGACTGGCTGTTTGGGTACAGTCGTTAAAGCATGTTAAACAGCTTAGACGATTTGGCAACATTCATTACGTATCACGCAAAATGAAATACATCGTAATCTACTGTGATGGTGAAAAGGTGGACCAAACAAAAGAGAAGCTCGAGTCCTTTCATTTTGTAAAACGTGTATCGTTGTCGATGCGACCTTGGCTAAATACTGAATTTCAAAACTCAAAACCAGATAAAGCAAAAGAATACGACTATAAAATGGGATTATAG
- a CDS encoding DNA repair helicase XPB, which yields MQRRPLLIQQDRFIYADTTHEEYGIVRPILQDIADLIKTPSTTHIYQVSEQSIWYACEQGIEFHQIKTFFEQFGKLSPPKPLLDWMEQQFYRFGLVEIIQDNSGQFCLRSKEKGLIGQILKNHDYRQCPVEEGEGVFIDESERGWIKAQFMAFDYPVRDQGGYEEGTPLPIETLPAMKLRSYQKEAVEALLKRKQTDGGNGVIILPCGAGKTIVGLALMAELKQEVLILTPNDTSLRQWARELMDKTTIDSSKVGFYSSTKKELAPVTIATYQMLTHRNAKTKKFSHLPTFQSRKWGLVIYDEVHLLPAPLFRFAASLQSVRRVGLTATCVREDKKEKEIFSLIGPKRYEIGIQSLERHGWLAHPVCKEIKVPFDEHKARHYWESSKRDQFRIASENPKKLDVVEELLKKHKREKILIIGQYIDQLEQVAKRFSYPLITGQTPKEQREVLFEQFRNSKISTLILSRVANLALDLPDAQVGIQLSGTFGSRQEEAQRIGRLLRPSQQASVHFYSLVTPFTKEQERAMNRQLFMVEQGYEYESEEWSS from the coding sequence ATGCAGCGACGCCCTCTTCTCATTCAGCAAGATCGATTTATATACGCGGACACGACTCATGAAGAATATGGGATCGTGCGTCCAATTTTACAAGATATTGCCGATTTAATAAAAACACCTTCCACGACGCACATTTATCAAGTGTCCGAGCAGTCAATTTGGTATGCCTGTGAACAAGGGATTGAATTTCATCAAATTAAAACCTTCTTTGAACAATTTGGGAAATTGAGTCCTCCAAAACCGTTGTTAGATTGGATGGAACAGCAATTTTACCGCTTTGGATTAGTAGAGATCATCCAAGATAATTCAGGACAGTTTTGCTTACGCTCAAAAGAAAAAGGTCTGATCGGTCAAATTTTAAAAAACCACGATTATCGCCAGTGCCCAGTGGAAGAGGGAGAAGGGGTATTCATTGATGAATCGGAACGAGGATGGATCAAAGCTCAATTTATGGCATTCGATTATCCAGTTAGAGATCAAGGCGGATATGAAGAAGGTACACCTCTTCCTATTGAAACACTCCCGGCAATGAAGCTGAGATCTTATCAAAAAGAAGCTGTTGAAGCACTTTTAAAAAGAAAGCAAACAGATGGAGGAAATGGCGTGATTATTCTGCCATGCGGCGCGGGCAAAACGATTGTCGGTCTTGCATTAATGGCAGAGCTGAAACAAGAAGTTTTAATATTGACCCCTAATGATACCTCTCTCCGCCAGTGGGCGCGGGAGCTAATGGATAAAACAACGATCGACAGCTCAAAGGTTGGTTTTTATTCGTCGACGAAAAAAGAACTTGCGCCAGTTACGATTGCCACCTATCAAATGTTGACGCACCGAAACGCTAAGACGAAGAAATTTTCACACCTTCCAACCTTCCAAAGTCGGAAGTGGGGGCTGGTGATCTATGATGAAGTTCATCTTCTTCCTGCACCATTGTTTCGGTTTGCAGCGAGCTTGCAAAGTGTAAGGCGCGTGGGGCTAACAGCCACGTGTGTAAGGGAAGATAAAAAGGAAAAAGAAATTTTTAGTCTGATTGGACCAAAACGATATGAAATTGGAATCCAAAGTCTCGAAAGACATGGCTGGCTCGCGCATCCAGTTTGTAAGGAAATTAAAGTTCCCTTTGATGAACACAAGGCTCGTCATTACTGGGAAAGTTCGAAACGGGATCAGTTCCGAATAGCAAGTGAAAACCCGAAAAAGCTTGATGTTGTTGAAGAACTGTTAAAAAAGCATAAACGTGAAAAAATTCTCATCATCGGACAGTACATAGACCAGCTTGAACAGGTGGCGAAGAGATTTTCCTACCCGCTTATAACGGGACAAACGCCAAAGGAACAAAGAGAAGTCTTATTTGAGCAATTTCGCAACTCAAAAATTTCAACGTTAATTTTAAGCAGAGTGGCGAATCTTGCTCTTGATTTACCGGATGCGCAAGTAGGAATTCAACTTTCAGGTACATTCGGCTCCAGACAAGAAGAGGCGCAGCGAATTGGTCGGTTGTTACGTCCATCGCAACAAGCTTCGGTTCATTTTTACTCTCTCGTAACACCTTTTACGAAAGAACAAGAACGGGCAATGAATCGACAGCTTTTCATGGTGGAGCAAGGGTATGAGTACGAATCAGAGGAGTGGAGTTCATGA
- a CDS encoding SepM family pheromone-processing serine protease, translating into MNETKEKKSKASVIRWTVFILILVFVNFYQLPYYFSIPGDAKVLSEVIEVEEGNEYEGSLSLTTVRMGKANTVNYIWSLLSNERDIIPENLVRPEGETDEEYHHRQLMMMSSSQDVSVLVAYNAAGKEAYFENYGVLVTSFVDGMDAKGKLEVSDRIIEVNDEETLTAEALLDVLSIVTIGDEVDLVAERDEETLEVTINVEPFPEELDPTGERGGIGIAHPITDRELIKSPEVTINTAEIGGPSAGLMFALEIYNQLVEEDITKGHHIAGTGSLSEEGLVGRIGGVKQKIIASDKAGASVFFAPNEEGVEGSNYEVAMETAASIDTDMEVVAVDTFEEALAYLETL; encoded by the coding sequence ATGAACGAAACGAAAGAGAAGAAGAGTAAAGCATCGGTTATCCGTTGGACTGTTTTTATTTTAATCCTTGTGTTTGTGAACTTCTATCAATTGCCTTATTACTTTAGTATTCCAGGTGATGCCAAAGTTTTAAGTGAAGTGATTGAGGTGGAGGAAGGAAACGAATATGAAGGATCCTTAAGTCTGACAACAGTCAGAATGGGAAAAGCGAATACAGTGAATTATATATGGTCGCTATTAAGTAATGAAAGGGATATCATCCCAGAGAATTTAGTCCGGCCTGAGGGGGAAACAGACGAAGAATATCATCACCGGCAGCTAATGATGATGTCGAGCTCCCAGGATGTCTCTGTTCTTGTTGCTTATAATGCTGCAGGAAAAGAGGCGTATTTTGAAAACTACGGAGTCTTAGTCACCAGTTTTGTTGATGGCATGGATGCAAAAGGGAAACTTGAAGTCAGCGATCGGATCATTGAGGTTAATGATGAGGAAACATTAACAGCAGAAGCGCTTCTCGATGTCCTTAGTATAGTAACGATCGGTGATGAAGTTGACTTGGTAGCAGAACGGGACGAAGAGACGCTTGAGGTTACGATAAATGTAGAACCATTTCCAGAGGAACTCGATCCTACCGGCGAGCGAGGAGGTATCGGGATTGCCCATCCAATTACCGACCGTGAACTCATAAAAAGTCCGGAGGTTACAATAAATACTGCTGAAATTGGCGGCCCTTCTGCTGGACTCATGTTTGCGCTCGAAATTTATAATCAGCTTGTTGAAGAAGATATTACGAAAGGGCACCACATTGCTGGTACGGGTTCATTAAGTGAAGAAGGGCTCGTCGGCAGGATAGGCGGCGTGAAACAAAAAATAATTGCATCTGATAAGGCAGGCGCTTCTGTTTTCTTTGCTCCAAACGAAGAAGGGGTAGAAGGGTCGAATTATGAAGTCGCAATGGAAACCGCCGCATCGATTGATACTGACATGGAAGTTGTCGCTGTTGACACGTTTGAAGAGGCGCTGGCTTATTTAGAAACCCTTTAG
- the ylbJ gene encoding sporulation integral membrane protein YlbJ produces MTASVFKTITFGSTATFLAVTFILFPKDAYEASVRGLEMWWDVVFPSLLPFFIMAEFLISFGVVSFVGAFFEPVMRPLFRVPGVGGFVWAMGMASGFPAGAKLTARLRKDKKLTAIQAERLVSFTNSSNPVFIFGAVAVGFFHNAQLGILLAACHYLGNFIVGIVMGFYGRKHEINEPKNTRYHSSFSIRQAFRLMHEERLKDNRPLGKMMGDAVQSAITTLMMIGGFIILFSVLNRLLTVIHISDFFAVLTTVILTALHIPNELSPALISGLFEITLGSQMASVTNQTTLLQQVIITSFILGFNGFSVQAQVASILAETDIRFKPFFFARLLHGLSAAVLAALLYEPLYASRLESTTQEAFSPLSSAGGQALFVAIYEWLIRFGGLITLFVLCFFILIKMKQFLQKSA; encoded by the coding sequence TTGACAGCCTCAGTATTTAAAACAATTACCTTTGGAAGTACAGCTACTTTTTTAGCTGTCACTTTTATATTATTCCCAAAAGATGCCTATGAAGCTTCTGTCCGAGGGTTGGAAATGTGGTGGGATGTCGTATTCCCTTCATTATTGCCTTTTTTTATCATGGCTGAATTTTTAATCAGCTTCGGTGTTGTCAGCTTTGTAGGTGCATTTTTCGAACCTGTAATGCGACCGTTGTTCCGTGTTCCAGGTGTTGGAGGCTTTGTATGGGCGATGGGGATGGCTTCTGGCTTTCCCGCTGGCGCAAAATTAACGGCCCGTTTACGAAAAGATAAAAAACTAACAGCTATACAAGCTGAACGTCTCGTATCTTTCACCAATTCCTCTAACCCTGTTTTTATATTCGGGGCTGTTGCTGTAGGTTTTTTTCATAACGCACAGTTAGGTATTTTACTTGCAGCTTGCCACTATTTAGGGAATTTCATCGTCGGAATTGTTATGGGATTTTACGGACGAAAACATGAAATAAACGAACCTAAAAACACTCGCTACCATTCTTCCTTCTCTATTCGTCAAGCCTTTAGACTTATGCACGAAGAACGTTTAAAAGATAATAGACCTCTTGGAAAAATGATGGGCGATGCTGTACAATCGGCAATTACAACGTTAATGATGATCGGTGGATTTATCATTCTCTTTTCAGTATTAAACCGGTTACTTACAGTCATTCACATTTCTGATTTTTTTGCTGTTTTGACTACCGTCATTCTTACAGCGCTCCATATTCCTAACGAACTAAGTCCTGCTCTTATTTCAGGATTATTTGAAATCACACTCGGTAGCCAAATGGCAAGTGTGACAAATCAAACAACCCTTTTACAACAAGTTATTATTACGAGCTTTATTCTTGGCTTTAACGGGTTTAGTGTTCAGGCTCAAGTAGCCAGTATTTTAGCTGAGACAGATATTCGCTTTAAACCTTTTTTCTTTGCCCGCTTACTTCACGGATTATCGGCTGCTGTGTTAGCTGCACTACTCTATGAACCACTTTATGCTTCCCGGTTGGAGAGTACAACTCAGGAAGCCTTTTCTCCATTGTCTTCTGCCGGTGGGCAAGCTCTATTTGTAGCCATTTATGAATGGCTCATCCGCTTTGGAGGCTTAATTACGCTATTCGTACTTTGTTTCTTTATCCTTATTAAGATGAAACAATTCTTACAAAAATCAGCATAA
- a CDS encoding YlbE-like family protein, translating into MRVEVMQQVRSQPELWRYLRLHPKWYRTLSRNPGALVEMEKEAKVFYGKTFPQRMDRLQNNMNLAVMLVDMVRQMGQQP; encoded by the coding sequence GTGAGAGTTGAAGTGATGCAACAAGTCCGTTCTCAACCGGAACTATGGAGGTACTTAAGGCTCCATCCAAAGTGGTATCGGACGCTGTCTCGAAACCCTGGGGCTTTAGTGGAAATGGAAAAAGAGGCGAAAGTTTTTTATGGGAAGACCTTTCCCCAGCGTATGGACCGCTTGCAAAATAATATGAACCTTGCCGTCATGTTAGTTGACATGGTGAGGCAAATGGGACAGCAGCCTTAA
- a CDS encoding YlbD family protein, which yields MGGLHPNVQRFKAFVKENPYVLREVKSSDKTLQDLYEEWVLFGEDDPIWQSYREGGASENQQEAPQEEAQSSTAKADTDSSNIINMIKSMNFNDLQQQLAQFNGALTSIQDLLGTFRQGSGSSSSSPPTSSSPFSYRED from the coding sequence TTGGGAGGTTTACATCCTAACGTTCAAAGGTTTAAAGCTTTTGTTAAGGAGAATCCTTATGTCTTAAGAGAAGTGAAATCAAGTGACAAAACGTTGCAGGACCTTTATGAGGAATGGGTGTTATTTGGTGAAGATGATCCAATTTGGCAGTCGTACAGAGAAGGGGGGGCATCAGAAAATCAACAAGAAGCGCCTCAAGAAGAGGCCCAATCGTCCACAGCTAAAGCTGATACCGATTCATCAAATATTATAAACATGATAAAATCAATGAATTTTAATGATTTACAGCAACAGCTGGCACAATTCAATGGTGCACTTACATCGATTCAAGATTTACTAGGTACCTTCCGGCAAGGGTCAGGGAGCTCTTCATCTTCTCCACCTACATCATCCTCCCCATTTTCTTATAGAGAAGACTAG
- the coaD gene encoding pantetheine-phosphate adenylyltransferase, translating into MGSVAVCPGSFDPVTLGHLDIVTRGAKVFDRVIVSVLNNRSKNPLFSIDERVALLKETTAHLPNVEVDSFDGLLIEYVKNKQANAIIKGLRAVSDFEYELQMASINRKLDEDIETFFMMTNNQYSYLSSSIVKELAKYQASVTDLVPAQVETALLEKFK; encoded by the coding sequence ATGGGAAGTGTGGCAGTTTGTCCAGGTAGTTTTGATCCGGTTACATTGGGTCATTTAGATATTGTAACGAGAGGAGCCAAAGTTTTCGATCGTGTCATTGTGTCCGTGTTAAATAATCGAAGCAAAAATCCTTTGTTTTCGATAGACGAGCGGGTAGCATTATTAAAAGAGACGACAGCTCATTTACCTAATGTAGAAGTCGATAGCTTTGATGGCTTGTTAATTGAGTACGTTAAAAATAAACAAGCAAATGCGATTATTAAAGGGTTGCGTGCGGTATCTGACTTTGAATACGAGCTGCAAATGGCTTCGATAAACCGAAAGCTTGATGAAGATATCGAAACGTTTTTTATGATGACTAATAACCAGTATTCTTATTTGAGCTCAAGCATCGTTAAAGAGCTGGCCAAGTATCAAGCTTCTGTTACAGATCTTGTTCCAGCGCAGGTTGAGACGGCATTACTTGAAAAATTTAAATAA
- a CDS encoding YlbF family regulator codes for MLITTATGSGVLHSAYELGDFVTSSEVYVDYIEAKKTVDNDEEAQQLISTFTRLKDQYDEVQRFGKYHPDFKRVTKEVRETKRMVDTHESIAQYKKAEKALEELLRDVSLIIADTVSKSIKVPTGNPFFDQDGCSGGCGSGGSCGCS; via the coding sequence ATTTTGATTACAACTGCAACAGGGTCGGGTGTCCTCCATTCTGCTTATGAGCTCGGAGACTTTGTCACTTCCTCAGAAGTGTACGTTGATTATATAGAAGCAAAAAAAACGGTGGACAATGATGAAGAAGCGCAGCAATTAATCTCAACATTTACGCGCTTAAAGGATCAATATGATGAAGTTCAACGTTTTGGAAAGTATCACCCTGACTTTAAACGGGTGACGAAGGAAGTTCGGGAAACAAAGCGGATGGTTGACACTCATGAATCGATCGCACAATATAAAAAAGCTGAAAAGGCCTTAGAAGAGCTGCTAAGAGATGTAAGTTTGATCATTGCTGATACAGTATCGAAAAGTATTAAAGTCCCTACAGGGAACCCTTTCTTTGATCAAGATGGCTGTTCTGGAGGCTGTGGTTCTGGTGGCAGCTGCGGATGTTCGTAG
- a CDS encoding CAP domain-containing protein, translating to MRIIIKALIIGFCFSIIAFIFLLDEHEQEELLEEIPIVGEGNHSVDEYEHHEANEEDETERENEQAEPEEVVSNIEEETDEQKNSYHYFLGKGESELLAAYGDPVRKDQTPYGYEWYVWNEGDLHFQAGIEDGKVVTLYTNEPASETSPFEIGSPFEKVAEEWELAESVSFTNGYNSYEFNLSKDEVETRPLVELEEGWAQLYFDTFDETLSSVRYLDKETLLKHQPYNLVYRGSLPEQSELSPEEWEEVERGMARQVFDLTNTIRERHNLPLLEWDDETAHVAFFHSKDMQENNYFSHTSPSQGELRDRLQAEEIQFRMAAENIAAKYSDAAAAVEGWLNSEGHRVNLLNDEFTHIGVGVYRDFYTQNFLIPW from the coding sequence ATGCGTATAATCATAAAAGCTCTAATTATAGGATTTTGTTTTTCAATAATTGCCTTTATTTTTCTATTAGACGAGCATGAACAAGAAGAATTATTAGAAGAAATACCGATAGTCGGTGAAGGAAATCACTCGGTAGATGAGTACGAGCACCACGAAGCGAACGAGGAGGATGAAACAGAACGGGAAAACGAGCAGGCGGAACCGGAAGAAGTCGTTTCAAATATTGAAGAAGAAACAGACGAGCAAAAAAATAGCTATCACTATTTTCTTGGAAAAGGTGAGAGTGAGCTTTTAGCTGCTTATGGAGACCCCGTTCGCAAAGATCAGACTCCATATGGCTATGAATGGTATGTGTGGAATGAAGGTGACTTGCATTTTCAGGCCGGCATTGAAGATGGAAAAGTAGTTACTTTATACACGAATGAGCCAGCCTCTGAGACGAGCCCTTTTGAAATTGGGTCCCCTTTTGAAAAAGTAGCTGAAGAATGGGAATTAGCTGAAAGTGTTTCTTTTACGAACGGCTATAACTCTTATGAATTTAATTTATCGAAGGATGAAGTGGAGACTCGTCCGTTAGTGGAGTTAGAGGAAGGTTGGGCACAATTATACTTTGATACCTTTGATGAGACGCTATCTTCCGTACGTTATCTCGACAAGGAAACGTTATTAAAACATCAGCCCTACAACCTTGTTTATCGTGGGAGCTTACCTGAGCAAAGCGAACTTTCACCAGAGGAATGGGAAGAGGTTGAACGTGGGATGGCAAGGCAAGTTTTTGATTTGACGAATACGATAAGGGAAAGGCATAACCTTCCTTTGTTGGAGTGGGACGATGAAACGGCACACGTAGCGTTTTTTCATAGTAAGGATATGCAGGAAAACAACTATTTTTCCCATACTTCGCCAAGCCAGGGTGAATTAAGAGATCGTTTGCAAGCCGAGGAGATTCAGTTTCGAATGGCCGCTGAGAACATAGCAGCCAAATACTCCGATGCAGCAGCAGCTGTTGAAGGCTGGTTAAATAGTGAAGGGCATCGGGTAAATTTGTTAAACGATGAATTTACTCACATCGGTGTCGGCGTTTATCGGGACTTTTATACGCAAAACTTTCTAATTCCGTGGTAG
- a CDS encoding nucleotidyltransferase: MKSVGLVVEYNPFHNGHLYHLTESKKAAGADLAVAVMSGSFLQRGEPALTDKWTRTKMALQGGCDIVVELPFAYAVQHANLFAQGAVAVLDQLNVDYISFGSEDGDIDHFVRTLHTMTEHREEIDQAVRSFLSEGYSFPKACSLAYEAILPSTGVDLAKPNNILGLQYIKAVHDLNSSIKPLTILREKAGYHDLKPSDEAIASATMIRNRLVSENFTLEDIQAYVPETTFENLVQYKKTYGQWHTWEHYFPYVRQKVITSSPAELHELYEMEEGMEYRYKKGIKHSECFSSFIDYLKTKRYTRTRLQRSMVHLLMNTKKSWMKTHANALSPSYIRLLGMSTVGQEYLSSIKKQIGARMITNASKGKDPLLQKDIEAATVHHLPLINHTNHCLTREFTEKPIRYHREKGTFL, encoded by the coding sequence GTGAAATCAGTAGGCCTTGTTGTAGAGTATAACCCTTTTCATAACGGACATTTATATCACTTAACCGAATCAAAAAAAGCAGCCGGAGCGGACCTTGCAGTTGCAGTAATGAGTGGGTCTTTCCTGCAGAGAGGGGAACCTGCGTTAACCGATAAATGGACGAGAACAAAAATGGCACTACAAGGTGGGTGTGATATCGTTGTTGAGCTCCCTTTCGCTTATGCTGTCCAACACGCAAACCTTTTTGCCCAAGGAGCTGTCGCTGTTCTTGATCAATTAAACGTCGATTATATATCCTTTGGCAGTGAAGATGGCGATATAGACCACTTTGTTCGGACACTTCATACAATGACAGAGCATCGCGAAGAAATTGACCAAGCGGTTCGCAGCTTTTTGTCAGAAGGTTATAGTTTTCCTAAAGCATGCTCATTAGCATATGAAGCCATTTTGCCCTCCACTGGTGTTGACCTTGCAAAACCAAATAACATTCTGGGATTACAGTATATTAAAGCTGTACATGACCTGAACAGTTCAATTAAGCCATTAACGATCCTCCGCGAAAAAGCAGGCTATCATGACCTTAAACCTTCGGATGAAGCGATCGCCAGTGCAACAATGATCCGAAACCGGCTTGTTTCTGAAAACTTCACTCTAGAAGATATTCAAGCCTATGTACCGGAGACCACCTTTGAAAACCTCGTTCAATACAAAAAAACATACGGACAGTGGCATACGTGGGAACATTATTTTCCATACGTTAGGCAAAAAGTAATCACCTCATCACCCGCAGAGCTACATGAATTGTACGAAATGGAAGAAGGCATGGAGTATCGCTACAAGAAAGGCATCAAACATAGTGAATGTTTCAGTTCCTTTATTGATTACCTAAAAACGAAACGATATACAAGGACCAGGTTACAGCGGTCGATGGTCCACTTATTAATGAATACAAAAAAATCATGGATGAAAACACACGCAAACGCTCTCTCCCCGTCCTACATTCGTCTGCTTGGAATGAGTACAGTCGGTCAAGAATATCTTTCTTCAATCAAAAAGCAGATAGGTGCGAGGATGATCACAAATGCAAGTAAAGGAAAAGACCCTCTTCTCCAAAAAGATATCGAAGCAGCGACCGTTCATCATTTGCCACTCATTAATCATACGAACCACTGTCTTACAAGGGAATTTACCGAAAAACCGATTCGCTATCACCGCGAAAAAGGCACTTTCCTATAA
- the uvsE gene encoding UV DNA damage repair endonuclease UvsE, whose protein sequence is MIVRFGYVAMSTMLENASPSHTMTATQFEKLEDREAGLRKLLRIGEQNLGNCMRLLKHNLAYDISFFRLSSKLVPLVNHPLTEGWRWDRELLPVLREAGELINVHGMRVDFHPDHFVVLNTGDHAIFKRSLNTLLYHYKLLKGMGQSTRHRCVLHIGGKKQGVETGLETFIERFQEIPTSLSQMLMVENDDKNYTINDALYLGEKLEIPIVFDLHHHDVHGQTEIADFWGRVVQTWETSALPMKMHISSPKAAPLDRNHADYIDANRFLRFLKEVNGSVKQLDVMIEAKQKDAALVQLMTDLEKDMGIKRHNQSTIELP, encoded by the coding sequence ATGATCGTTCGATTTGGCTACGTAGCGATGAGTACTATGCTCGAAAACGCTTCTCCATCACATACGATGACGGCCACCCAATTTGAAAAACTGGAAGACCGTGAAGCGGGTCTAAGAAAGCTATTACGCATTGGCGAACAAAACCTCGGAAACTGTATGAGGTTACTTAAACATAACTTAGCCTATGATATCTCCTTTTTCAGACTCTCATCAAAACTCGTCCCACTGGTGAACCATCCGCTTACTGAAGGTTGGAGATGGGATCGCGAACTTCTGCCTGTTTTACGTGAAGCGGGAGAATTGATCAACGTACATGGTATGAGAGTTGATTTTCATCCTGACCACTTTGTTGTATTAAATACTGGTGATCATGCTATCTTTAAACGGTCTTTAAACACACTCCTATATCACTATAAGCTTTTAAAAGGTATGGGTCAGTCAACTAGACACAGGTGTGTGCTTCATATCGGCGGAAAAAAACAAGGGGTTGAAACAGGGCTTGAAACGTTCATTGAAAGATTTCAGGAGATTCCAACATCATTAAGTCAGATGCTTATGGTCGAAAATGACGACAAAAATTATACAATAAACGATGCGTTGTACTTAGGAGAAAAACTTGAAATTCCTATCGTTTTTGACTTGCACCACCATGATGTCCACGGTCAAACAGAAATTGCTGACTTTTGGGGTCGTGTTGTTCAGACGTGGGAAACGAGTGCTTTGCCCATGAAAATGCATATTTCCAGTCCGAAAGCAGCGCCCTTAGATAGGAATCACGCTGATTATATTGATGCCAACCGTTTTTTGCGATTTCTAAAAGAAGTGAACGGAAGTGTCAAACAGCTTGATGTAATGATTGAAGCGAAGCAAAAGGATGCTGCTTTAGTTCAATTAATGACCGATCTGGAAAAAGACATGGGCATTAAAAGGCACAATCAATCAACCATTGAACTTCCCTAG
- the rsmD gene encoding 16S rRNA (guanine(966)-N(2))-methyltransferase RsmD, with protein sequence MRVISGDKKGIPIKAVAGQSTRPTTDKVKESIFNMIGPYFQGGTALDLYGGAGGLGIEALSRGVDTAVFVDREYKAIQTIKANLKSCKLESKAEVYKNDAKRALQALVKRERTFTYIFLDPPYARERLADELTFISDHQLLENEGQVVVEHGIKTVLKHQYGRLSLVRTERYGDTVISIYVMSN encoded by the coding sequence ATGCGAGTGATTAGTGGTGACAAAAAAGGAATACCGATTAAAGCTGTAGCTGGACAATCTACAAGACCGACTACAGACAAAGTAAAAGAATCGATTTTTAATATGATCGGTCCATACTTTCAAGGTGGTACAGCCCTCGATTTATATGGAGGAGCTGGTGGACTTGGAATTGAAGCGTTGAGCAGAGGAGTCGATACGGCCGTATTCGTAGACCGGGAATATAAAGCGATTCAAACGATCAAAGCCAACCTTAAATCATGCAAGCTTGAGTCCAAAGCTGAAGTTTATAAAAATGATGCCAAACGAGCGTTACAGGCTCTCGTCAAGCGCGAACGAACGTTTACATATATTTTTCTCGATCCTCCGTATGCTAGGGAACGTCTAGCTGATGAACTCACCTTTATTTCAGATCATCAACTTCTTGAGAACGAAGGGCAGGTCGTCGTAGAGCATGGGATAAAAACAGTCCTTAAACATCAATATGGGAGACTCAGCCTCGTTCGTACTGAACGATATGGAGACACGGTAATTTCGATTTACGTGATGAGCAATTAA